TCCTTTGCGTCTTCAGGACCCATTGTTAGATTATCTCCGATTGGTAAAAATGCAAGGTCTATTGAATTTCGTTCTCCAATCATTTTCATATCAGTAAAGAGTGCAGTATCACCTGCATGATAGATTGTTTTGCCTTCAGATGTTAATAGAACACCTGATGGCATACCAGTATAAATAACGGTACCATCCGGCTCTTGATAGCTTGACCCATGAAAAGCCTGTGTTAGTTTTACTCTGCCAAAATTAAAATCATATGCTCCCCCAATATTCATTGGGTGAATATCAATTCCGTTTTTCCCTATGTAAACCGCCAGCTCGTATGGGGCGATAACTAAAGCATTATTTTTCTTGGCAATTTCTACTGTGTCCCCAACATGATCATTATGACCATGTGTAAGAATAATAACATCTGCCTCAACTGAATCAGCTGTCAAATCTGTTAATTCATTGCCAGTAATAAATGGATCTATAATGATTTTTTTATTATGTGCTGCTACTTGTACAACTGCATGTCCGTGATATGAAACTTCCATTTTATTCAACTCCTTATATGTTAAATGGTTAAATTAATAGTCCACTAAAACTTTACCCATTTTTATTTCTAGCTAAACGATTACATGAAAAACCTAGCTTTCACTAAGTTTTTCATGTGGTGTTATACACGTGAATCCAATAATGAAGTAGCATCCTTAAAAAATAGTCCATGTGCCTCTGCAACTGCTTTATACGTTACAAATCCCTTCAACGTATTCAAACCTTTCAATAGCGCAGAATCTTCTAAACAAGCTTTTTGGTAACCTTTGGTTGCAATTATATTCGCATAGGGTACAGTGACATTTGTTAATGCCAATGTGGATGTTCTTGGAACTGCCCCTGGCATATTAGCAACAGCATAATGTAGAACACCATGTTTTTCATACGTTGGGTTGTCATGGGTCGTTAACCTGTCAATTGTCTCAAAAATGCCGCCTTGATCAATGGCAATATCAACAATAACAGAGCCATTAGCCATTGCCTTTACATCCTCTGCTAAAACAAGATTCGGTGCTTTTGCTCCAGGAATTAACACGGCCCCAATAACCAGGTCTGCTCGTTGAACCGATTCTGATATTGTGAGGGGTACTAGACATGATTGTTGATACTTCTTTTCCAAATAAATCATCAAGCTGCCTTAGCCGTTCCGGATTTGTATCAAGTATCGTAACCTCTGCCCCTAATCCACATGCAATTTTGGCGGCGTTAGTACCAGCTACACCACCGCCTATAATTGTCACACGTCCTCTTTGTGTACCAGGAACTCCAGCTAGCAGAATTCCTTTACCACCTTTTGGCTTTTCTAATAGTTGAGCACCGATTTGAGCGGCCATTCTGCCGGCAACTTCACTCATTGGTGTTAATAGAGGAAGTGACCCATTTGAAAGCTGAACAGTTTCGTATGCAATCGATGTTACCTTTTTATTAATCAAAGCTTTTGTAAGCTCTGGTTCAGCCGCAAGATGTAAATAAGTAAATAAAATCAGATCATCACGAAAATAGGAAAATTCCTCTTTTAACGGCTCTTTCACTTTCATTACCATGTCCATTGACCAAGCCTCAGCAGCTGTTTTCACAATCGTTGCACCAGCATCTTTGTATTGCTCATCTGTAAAGCCAGATCCTAACCCTGCATTCTTTTCAATACAAACTTCATG
This Metabacillus endolithicus DNA region includes the following protein-coding sequences:
- a CDS encoding metal-dependent hydrolase; protein product: MEVSYHGHAVVQVAAHNKKIIIDPFITGNELTDLTADSVEADVIILTHGHNDHVGDTVEIAKKNNALVIAPYELAVYIGKNGIDIHPMNIGGAYDFNFGRVKLTQAFHGSSYQEPDGTVIYTGMPSGVLLTSEGKTIYHAGDTALFTDMKMIGERNSIDLAFLPIGDNLTMGPEDAKDAALWLNARKVVPIHYDTFPAIKQDPEKFAQSLPEGIGLPLKVGEKYEL